ATATTATGATGGTGAAAGTAAGATGGATGTTTGGAATGCGTCTTCATCTAAGAAGGAAACTAGCCCTTGGCTACATCAAGTGGCCGATCGAAATTATTGGGTTGCCAAAGGCGAGGTTGGAATAGGTTCTCTTCATAGTAAAAGGGAACTGAAACTAAGACTACATTATCTGTTGAAACAAGATCATTTAAGTTCGATAGGAACTTATGATTTTGTGGGCAATCCTTTAGACACAAGCGTGTCGGGAGACCAAACGAAGAGTGAATATAGTCTTGGGATGACCCCATCTTATAGGTGGCGTTTTAGGGGAGGGTATGTTCATTTTGAACTTCCTTTTAAAGTTGAAAAATTGGGTTGGGAAACAAGTTCTGAGAATCAGTATCATTACTACATCTCTTATATTCCGAAGATTTATTTTAATTATGAACATTTGGATCTATGGGAGTTTCGTTTGGATGCTTCTTACGATAGTGATGTATCAAATGATTTGGTGGTAACACAAACACCGTTTTTTAAGGATTATCGAACGTTGTATAGAAATCAATCAGATATGGATCAATGGTTTGATCGCGTTTCTCGTTTTCAAACAGGAGGAAGTATTATGTATAAAGATTTGGCTACGATGTTTTTTAGTAGTTTGAGTGGAACATATTATAAGAATTGGTCTCATCAATACCATGATTATCGTTATTCTTCTCAGTTAACAGAGATACTTCCTACTTGGGGAAGCAATGAAAGTGAGTTCCTATATGTTAGTGGGATAATCGATAAGACTTTATACGGAACAGGTTTGACTTTTAAATTGAAAGGAGATTACAATAATTATAAATCGCTGTTCTCGCAAAATGGAGAACAGTTTTATAACCGTTCTCAAATAGTAACAGGAACTTTTACGACGATATTTAAGAAATATAAATGGTTCTCTTTGGATTATAACCTAGTAGGAAACTATATGTGGCAAAAGTATGAGGAGGTGGTGACAGATCCTTTGAGAAGCTTTACCCATAGAGTAGATTTTCATTTGTACCCATTTAAAACAGTTATTTTATCAATGGTAGGAGACTATACCCAGAGAGAGTTGTCTAAAGAGAGGTTTAGTAATTATTTTTTTATGGATGCAGAATTGCGATTTAGTCCTGGTAAGCGATGGGATTTTTCTTTTGTGGTGTCTAATTTATTTGATCAAGATCAATATAAGATAGGTACAGAATCTGGAGTCAACTATAGTTACATACAATTGCCATTAAGAGATAGGTCGATGAGGATGAAGGTTGCTTTAAAATTGTAACTTACAAGACAACGTGATACTGATATCTAATTATATTTATCCACGTTGTAATGGATTCAATGTTTGTGGACAATACCTTATGGACAAATTGTTGTCGAATAAAACAAAACCACTCAATAGTCCTTTTATTGAGTGGTTTTAAATACCTAAGAGAGGGATAACCCTTATTTATTCGTGCGTCCAGGATAAACTTTTAAAGCTTCTTCAAGACAGTCTAGCGCTTTTTCTAGATCTTCTACTTTTAGGACAAAGGCAATTCTTACTTCATTGATTCCTGCTCCTTCTGTTTTATAGAATCCAGTCGCTGGAGCCAACATAATGGTTTGTTTTCTGAAGGAAAATGATTCAAGAAGCCATTGACAGAACTTATCACAATGGTCTATTGGCAGTCGAACAATAGAGTAGAATGCACCTTGTGGCATTGGAGCATAGACACCATTCATGTTGTTCAGACGATTGATACAGTAGTCTCTTCTTTTCAAATATTCCTTATATACCTCTTGGATATATTCTGGAGGGGAATCGAAAGCAGCTTCCGCCACTTCTTGTCCTAATATTGGAGGACAGAGACGTGCCATTGCAAACTTTAGTATTGTATTGATCACATTTTTGTTGTGAGAAACCAAAGAACCTATTCTTACCCCACAAGCACTAAAGTGTTTTGAGACAGAATCAATCATGATTACATTCTCTTTGATATTCTCAAGCGATAGTACCGAGCAGTGTTTTTTTCCATCATAGACAAACTCATTATATACTTCATCCGATAGAAGATAAAGGTCGTGCTTTTTGACGATTAATTCTAATGCATGAAGCTCCTCCTTGGTGTATAGATAGCCAGTAGGATTGCTTGGGTTACATATAAATATTCCTTTGGTTCTATCGGTGATAACCTCTTCGAACTTCTCTATCGCAGGAAGTTTAAACCCGTCTTCCATGGTGGAGGTTACCGTTTTAATTACAATGTCTGACTCTTGTGCAAAAGAGAGGTAGTTTGCATAAAATGGTTCTGGAATAATAATTTCGTCTCCTGGATTGAAACAAGCTTTGAATGCGAAACTGATTGCCTCAGACCCACCCGTTGTCACTAAGATATTTCGTGCTTCTACATCGAGATTGTGTGATTGATAGTACTTGGCCAGCTTTGTTCGATAAGAAAGGTTTCCGGCGGAGTTGCCGTAAGGAATCAGATCAAAATCAAAGTTTTTGATTCTTTCAATAGCATGGGCGGGTGTTTTAATATCAGGTTGTCCAATATTAAGATGGAATACATGTACTCCTTTGTCTTTTGCCGCATCAGCAAAAGGGACCAACTTGCGAATAGAAGATTCAGGTAGTTGCTTTCCTCGAATTGAAATTTCTGGCATAATAATAAAATGTTTATAACAGTATATACTCTTAATTTTAGAGTACTAAAAAGTGTTATACGACATGAATAACCGAACAAAGGTAAGTTATAATTTTGCGACTTCAAATTCGTATTTCTTACCATTTATCCTTTATCCTCTTCAAAATCAGATTATTTGTAGTGTTTTTGGTGAAAAAAGTTTCAATGAATGAATAGAACGTTTAGTCTGTTTTTTTTGTCCTTAAAATGGACCTAATAAAAATCATATATTGAGAAATAGATGACGCTTACTTTTGAGATATCGCTTAAAAATAATACGCTATGATTATAGGAGTTCCAAAGGAGATTAAAAATAACGAAAACAGAGTTTCGTTAACCCCAGCAGGGGCTGCAGAGATGATCAAATATGGTCATACTGTATATGTACAACATACTGCGGGTATGGGAAGTGGTTTCGAAGATAAAGAGTTCGAAGCTGCTGGTGCAACTATTCTACCTACGATTGAAGAGGTGTATAAGATTGCTGAAATGATTATTAAGGTGAAAGAACCTATTGAATCAGAATATGCTCTTATACGTGAAGGACAGCTTGTTTATACCTATTTCCACTTTGCTTCGTGTGAACCTTTGACACATGCTATGATTAAGCAGAAAGGAGTTTGTTTGGCTTACGAAACTGTTGAACTTGACGATAGATCGCTGCCTCTTTTAGTCCCTATGTCTGAAGTTGCAGGGCGTATGTCTATTCAAGAGGGTGCAAAATATCTTGAGAAACTTTTTGGTGGTAGAGGAGTTTTGATGGGTGGTGTTGCTGGTGTTCCACCTGCAAAAGTATTGGTTATCGGTGGTGGTATTGTAGGTACAGAAGCGGCAAAAATGGCTGCAGGACTTGGTGCTGACGTGACCATAATGGATGTTAACCTTAAGCGTCTAAGGTATTTGGATGATGTGATGCCAGCAAATGTGAAGACTATGATGTCAAACGAATATAATATTCGTCATATGGTTCAATCACATGATGTAATTGTTGGTGCAGTCCTTATTCCTGGTGCTGTAGCTCCAAATTTGGTTACAAAAGATATGTTGCCAACCATGCAGAAAGGGACTGTTTTAGTAGATGTAGCAATCGATCAAGGAGGTTGTATCGAGACTACATATCCTACGACACATGATAATCCAGTATTTGAAATAGATGGCGTGATTCATTACTCTGTAGCAAATATGCCTGGTGCTGTGCCTCGCACATCTACTTTGGCTTTAACCAATGCGACATTGCCTTATGCAATTAAATTGGCAAATAAAGGTTGGAAAACTGCTTGTAAAGAAGATCCAGCACTTAAATTAGGTCTTAATATTGTGGATGGACAGGTTGTTTATCAAGGTGTATCAGAAGCTTTTGATCTGCCTTACTGCGACGTAGATAAGGTGTTAGTATAATTAAATAGTTCTAAATTAGCATAACCATAGTAGTTTAAAAAAGCACATCGTGAGATGTGCTTTTTTATTTTGATTAAAGATATTTAAAGTCTATCTTACTTTGTACTGGGTTGGAATACATCTGAAGCCAAAGTTCCAATGCTTCATTATGGTGTTCTTTAATGATGCTTAAGCTCTCTTTTGTAAGCTTCTCAAACTTTTCGATATCCTTGGTGGTATATTCATTGCTAAAGCGATCCGTTTTATTCAATTGATCAAATGCAATGAAGTTAAAAGGCCATAGTTTGTAATTCTCGATGATGGCCTGATCCATAAGTTCTGCAACTATTTTCAGTTGTTTGTTTTTATTTTTCAGGTCTTCAATCTCACTGAGCTTTTTGTTTAAAGGCTCCCCGAATTGGAATACTATTCGTCCTTTATTCTTTACAATACCAGCCCCCATGCTTTTAAGATCTTCTCCTGGGCCCTTTTTGTAGTCAGGCTCATGTCTTTTTCGAAGAAGCTCAAGAACCTTTAATTCGCCACAAGGCTCAATCTCATAAGAAAGAGATATAGGAATCACATCAAGATCGATAAATCCTTGTTTTACGGTGCTATCAGGGTTGCTGATGTTGAGCATTTTTAGAAGTGCTACTTGTGTTCTATCTACTCCGTCTTTGCTTCTTCCCTCTTTTTGAGCAATCCATACAGAACGGTTAAGTTCTAGAATATTGGTACGGATATAATTGGAAAGTGTTTCAGAAGCTTCCATCATCTGTTTGACAGGAATATCTCTTTTTACAACAAAACTTCGGTTCAATTTCACAAGATCCGTGATCCATTTGTAAATAAGAAGGTTGCTTCCAATGGCGATCTCTGTTGCTCTAAAATCTTGTTTAATAATACCGACATTTAGTAGTGCCGGGTCTAGAACAATATCTCTGTGATTCGAGATAAAGACATGACTCTTCTCTGTATCGAAACGCTCTTTTCCAAGGAGTTGAAATCCATCAGAAGACATTTTAGCAACTTTGTCTACTAATGGTCGTATAATTTCATATTGAAATTGCTCCACTGTATTGACTGAAGCAAATATTTCAAGAATTGCCTTTTTTTCGTTCTGATCAGGGAATATTGAGTCAATGACTTTCAAGAATGTTTCATCTTGAAGTAATTCGGAAATCACTGACTTAAGTTCGTGATCTCTATATGGCCTTATCTCTTCAAATTTGTTTTTAAAATCCATAAACTTAATTTGGTATACAGGGAAATAATATTCCTCAAAATTTTGACAAAAATAATAATAAATAACTGTTTGCCATATCAATTGATAAACAGTCGTGTCAATATTTATGTTTCGTTTGACATTTGTGTCTATTCTTATAGCTTGTATTGTAGGAAAAGCCCGTAATTGCGGTTTTCTACTTTTTGAGTATTGTATCTATTATTCGATGTTTTATTTTTCTTAATATATCTAGAGTAGTCTATTTTTGCAGCAATTTTAAAGTGTTTTGATATTTTGACTCTTTCAAGAAGTGTAAACTTAACCCCTTTGCCATAAAAGAATGGGATGGAGAGATCATATGGTATGCTATTTTCATATGAGTATATGCGAGATTGAAAGGATTCGGTTTGAAATAGAGATATCTGGATTATTGATGCTCTTTTGTCATTCGGTGTGATCTTGGTGTTTATCTTGCTATATAAACCACTCTCTTTAGATGTTTCCAATTGGACATGAGTCCATTGTCCCTCTAAACCACATTGAATGTGTTTGGATAATTTTTTGTCCGTTTGAATACGAATATTATTATATCTGTATTGATATGGTATCGCACGATGGTTGATGCGATGACTTTTATGATAATGTTTATAGGTGTGTCTAATCTGAATAATGGAAGAAGGCGAAAGAATATAGTTTGCAGTTGTGGCGGATTGTATTGACTTGGTGTTTTTTATTTGATGATAATTATAAGGTTGTAACTCGGAGAAATAGGAGCAATGATTTTCAAGTTTAAGAGATTTATTTAATTCATATATTTGGCAAAGGAAAAATCCTTTTTCGTTCTTACAACTGCTATGAATAGCATACCCTTTACCGTAGGGCATAAAAAAGGATGTTGGATAACTGCGGTATCCAATGGTAAATTGATATTGAGGGATTGCTGCTACATAGAGCCCATGAATATGGCCTATGTTTTTTAAAGGGTCTTTAGCTATTTCTCCAAAGAGGTGAAATTTTTTGAAAGTGAAATGGTAGCTGGCACCTCCAATAAGGAATTCTTTATATGGATTTTCATTGATAGATTGGATCGTGTTTCTCTTTTGTAGTGGTAAACTGTATTTTCCTGAGTGGACATAACCTATTATTTTGCAAAACGTATTGGTGTATTCTACTGCTCCACCATATGCAGTTTCTTTGATACTATTGTGATTATTTTTTTGTGTACTCGAGATGTGAATTCCATTCGATATCAAGGAGGAGAAGTAATTTTTTCCTGAAAGACTATGTATTGAAGCGTCTCTTTTTTTTGAAGAAAAATATCCCAATATTCGAAATTTGGATATCTGTTTGTCTATGGCGACTCCTCGGAAAAAGTTGTTTTCATCAGCTTGCGCATAACCTCTTATTTGGTTTAGATTATGTATCATGGCACTAGGAGAGTGATTGGAGTAAAATGAAGCATTCGATAATCCTAATCCTTGACCATAATCTGGTTTGAAGTCTCCAATAATTATTTTTGTACGATGGGTGTTGTATTGAATAAATCCACTTAAATGATCGTAGAAAGGCCTACTCTCCCCGTAATCAGACTCACCAATTCCTTTGATTATTAAGTTTTGAGAGGATAGAATGAATCTACTTTGCTTTTTTAGATATCTCCATGTGTCTTTCTTTGAATCCCCTTTCTTTGCTTTATCTTTCAATAGGATTGCTACATGCCCTTTCCAATATCTATTGGATTGTTTATGATGTATCGTGTCGAAGGAGATAAAATGGGATATTATTTTGGTTTTTATTGGATCTAGAGAGAGGATAATGGAGAGTTCTCTGATAGTATAGATCGTCTTGTATTTGGTGCGATATTGTATGATGTTTTGAATATCAATAGGGCTGAAGAAAGGAAATGATTCGAGGATTTTCTTCTGTGCATTATTAATGTCTAAAGGAGTATAAAGCCATTGTTGAAGCGAATTGAAGGATAGTGGGTTCTCTTCGGCTAAGGGAAGTTCAGTGATGTAATATCTTGAATAGTTGTCATAATCTATTTCTAGATTCTTTTGTCTTTGAATCTCTTGTGCAGAGATGTTTGTAATATAGAAAAAACAAATAACGATAAATAAATAATTTCCCCTCATTCCTTCTGCTATTGGTACTTATAGTTGCACTAACAGATAGAAAGAATGAAGGTTTAAAATAAAACTAGTTTGTTTTATATTGATATTTAATCTCCTTTAGGTCTTTATTTGCTTTTACCACTTTTGCTTTTAAAGACTCTTTGTATGCTTCCATTTTCTTCGCAATCTTCTCATCGCCATTAGCCATAATTTGAGTTGCTAGGATTCCTGCATTCATTGCCCCATTAATGGCAACAGTCGCGACAGGGATTCCTGGAGGCATCTGAGCAATAGCAAGAAGGGCATCCATTCCATCCAAACTTGCTTTAATCGGAACACCGATTACAGGAAGGGGCGTCATGGCAGCAATCACACCTGGTAGATGAGCTGCCATTCCTGCAGCAGCAATAATAACTTCAATACCACGTTCTTTGGCTTCTGTTGCAAATTTCTCCACTTCTTCAGGAGTTCTGTGTGCAGAAAGTGCATGGATCTCAAAAGGAATCTCAAAGTTATTTAAAAGTTGTGCTGCTTTCTCCATAACTGGCAGATCTGATGTGCTGCCCATAATAATACTAACTCTTGGTTTCATGCTTTTTTAGTAACTAAGTGAATGTTTTGGGTTTACAAAAGAAAGAGATACAAATATGTAAAAGTTCAAAAAAATAATTTAAGGCAAAAAAATATGCGATGATTTTTTTTTGAACCGGATATGTTTCGTTAATTTGCGCCCTTTCTCCTACAAATCTATTTATATTATTAAAATGTGACTGTTAGATAGAGAAGATTCGGGGAGTTAATGATGAAAATTTAAAGAATATCTATCAAACGTTAGTCGATAAACAATTTCAGAGATGAAAAGAGTAAAGCTTTGGGACAAAGAATTTGAGGTTTCTTATCCAAATCAGCAGATTGTTGCTGCTGTTAAAGATATGGCAGTTAAGATGAAGAAAGATTTAGAAGGGAAAGAGCCTTTATTTCTATGTGTCCTAAATGGATGTTTTATGTTCGCAGCCGATCTTCTAAAAGAGGTTGAACTAACTGATGCAGAGGTGTCATTTGTAAAGTTGGCTTCTTATGAAGGAACTCAAACAACAGAAAATATAAAACAGTTGATTGGTTTGAATGAAGATATCAAAGGTCGTACTGTTGTGATTGTTGAGGATATTGTAGACTCCGGTTTTACAATTGCAAACCTTATTGACCAAGTAACTGAAAGAGGAGCAGCTGATATTAAAGTAGCGACTTTACTATATAAGCCAAAAGCATTGAAGAAAGATGTTACAGTTGACTATGTAGGGTTAGAAATACCAAATGACTTTATCGTAGGTTATGGCCTTGATTATGATGGCAGAGGTCGTAATCTAAAGGATATCTACACACTTGTACCTTAATAATTTAAGAATATATATAATGTTGAATCTAGTATTGTTCGGACCTCCAGGTGCCGGAAAAGGGACACAAGCAGAATTCCTTATTAAAGATTTTGATTTGAATCACATCTCAACAGGTGATCTACTACGTAGCGAAATAGCATCTGAAACAGAACTTGGATTGAAAGCGAAAGCTTTTATGGATAATGGTGATTTAGTTCCTGATGAAGTAGTGATTGGAATGATTGGTTCTAAATTTGAATCAAATAAAGAAGCCAAAGGGTTTATTTTTGATGGTTTTCCAAGAACAGTAGCTCAAGCGGAGGCACTAGACCAATTATTGTCAGAACACAATACTTCTGTTTCTGCTATGTTATCTTTAGAGGTAGAGAAGGAAGAGTTGATGAAGCGTCTTCTTAATAGAGGTTTGACTTCAGGACGTTCTGATGATCAGGATAGTTCAATTATTGAGAATAGAATCAATAACTATAATGAGAAGACTGCTCCATTGAAAGATTTTTATGGTGCACAATCTAAATTGTATGCTATCGAAGGTCTAGGTTCGATTGAGGATATCGCATCTAGGTTAAAAGGTGCTATCGAGAGTTTATAATTTCTTTTTCATAGAAATAAATTAAAATGACAGATGGAGTGTTCCATCTGTCATTTTTTTTAACTTTGTATCGGCAAAAGTCTCATTGATTGCATGTTGAAAAGAACTTATTGCTGCTGTTTGATTAAAACATATATTATTAATGTCAGGTTCTAATTTTGTAGATTACGTAAAGATATATTGTCGCTCTGGTAAAGGTGGTCCAGGATCTCGCCATATGCGTCGTGAAAAATATATACCAAAGGGGGGACCCGATGGAGGAGATGGTGGACGTGGTGGTCATGTTATCGTAAGAGGGAATAGCCAAATGTGGACATTGCTTCACCTTAAGTTCCGTAAACATATTTTTGCTGGTCATGGAGCTTCTGGTTCTGGACAATGCTCTTCGGGTAAAGCTGGTGATGATGTCTTTATTGATGTACCTCTAGGTACTATTGCTAAAGATCAGGAAACGGGAGAAGTATTGTTTGAAATAACTGAAGAAGGCCAAGAGGAACATATTGCTCAAGGTGGTCGTGGTGGACTAGGAAATACTCATTTTAAGACTTCTACCAACCAAACACCTCAGTATGCTCAACCAGGAGAAGATGGGCACGAAGGATGGAAAATCCTAGAACTAAAAGTTCTTGCAGATGTTGGT
The Prolixibacteraceae bacterium DNA segment above includes these coding regions:
- a CDS encoding glycerol acyltransferase, which translates into the protein MDFKNKFEEIRPYRDHELKSVISELLQDETFLKVIDSIFPDQNEKKAILEIFASVNTVEQFQYEIIRPLVDKVAKMSSDGFQLLGKERFDTEKSHVFISNHRDIVLDPALLNVGIIKQDFRATEIAIGSNLLIYKWITDLVKLNRSFVVKRDIPVKQMMEASETLSNYIRTNILELNRSVWIAQKEGRSKDGVDRTQVALLKMLNISNPDSTVKQGFIDLDVIPISLSYEIEPCGELKVLELLRKRHEPDYKKGPGEDLKSMGAGIVKNKGRIVFQFGEPLNKKLSEIEDLKNKNKQLKIVAELMDQAIIENYKLWPFNFIAFDQLNKTDRFSNEYTTKDIEKFEKLTKESLSIIKEHHNEALELWLQMYSNPVQSKIDFKYL
- a CDS encoding helix-hairpin-helix domain-containing protein, with the translated sequence MRGNYLFIVICFFYITNISAQEIQRQKNLEIDYDNYSRYYITELPLAEENPLSFNSLQQWLYTPLDINNAQKKILESFPFFSPIDIQNIIQYRTKYKTIYTIRELSIILSLDPIKTKIISHFISFDTIHHKQSNRYWKGHVAILLKDKAKKGDSKKDTWRYLKKQSRFILSSQNLIIKGIGESDYGESRPFYDHLSGFIQYNTHRTKIIIGDFKPDYGQGLGLSNASFYSNHSPSAMIHNLNQIRGYAQADENNFFRGVAIDKQISKFRILGYFSSKKRDASIHSLSGKNYFSSLISNGIHISSTQKNNHNSIKETAYGGAVEYTNTFCKIIGYVHSGKYSLPLQKRNTIQSINENPYKEFLIGGASYHFTFKKFHLFGEIAKDPLKNIGHIHGLYVAAIPQYQFTIGYRSYPTSFFMPYGKGYAIHSSCKNEKGFFLCQIYELNKSLKLENHCSYFSELQPYNYHQIKNTKSIQSATTANYILSPSSIIQIRHTYKHYHKSHRINHRAIPYQYRYNNIRIQTDKKLSKHIQCGLEGQWTHVQLETSKESGLYSKINTKITPNDKRASIIQISLFQTESFQSRIYSYENSIPYDLSIPFFYGKGVKFTLLERVKISKHFKIAAKIDYSRYIKKNKTSNNRYNTQKVENRNYGLFLQYKL
- the hpt gene encoding hypoxanthine phosphoribosyltransferase, with the protein product MKRVKLWDKEFEVSYPNQQIVAAVKDMAVKMKKDLEGKEPLFLCVLNGCFMFAADLLKEVELTDAEVSFVKLASYEGTQTTENIKQLIGLNEDIKGRTVVIVEDIVDSGFTIANLIDQVTERGAADIKVATLLYKPKALKKDVTVDYVGLEIPNDFIVGYGLDYDGRGRNLKDIYTLVP
- the obgE gene encoding GTPase ObgE, coding for MSGSNFVDYVKIYCRSGKGGPGSRHMRREKYIPKGGPDGGDGGRGGHVIVRGNSQMWTLLHLKFRKHIFAGHGASGSGQCSSGKAGDDVFIDVPLGTIAKDQETGEVLFEITEEGQEEHIAQGGRGGLGNTHFKTSTNQTPQYAQPGEDGHEGWKILELKVLADVGLVGFPSAGKSTLLSVVSAARPKIADYHFTTLVPNLGIVAYRDDRSFVMADIPGIIEGAHEGKGLGHRFLRHIERNSMLLFMIPADSDDYLKEYNILVNELEMYNPELLDKERYLVITKSDMLDEDLMEEISATLHEIPHMFISSITGLNIAPLKDEIWKRLNR
- a CDS encoding adenylate kinase; this translates as MLNLVLFGPPGAGKGTQAEFLIKDFDLNHISTGDLLRSEIASETELGLKAKAFMDNGDLVPDEVVIGMIGSKFESNKEAKGFIFDGFPRTVAQAEALDQLLSEHNTSVSAMLSLEVEKEELMKRLLNRGLTSGRSDDQDSSIIENRINNYNEKTAPLKDFYGAQSKLYAIEGLGSIEDIASRLKGAIESL
- the ald gene encoding alanine dehydrogenase, with the protein product MIIGVPKEIKNNENRVSLTPAGAAEMIKYGHTVYVQHTAGMGSGFEDKEFEAAGATILPTIEEVYKIAEMIIKVKEPIESEYALIREGQLVYTYFHFASCEPLTHAMIKQKGVCLAYETVELDDRSLPLLVPMSEVAGRMSIQEGAKYLEKLFGGRGVLMGGVAGVPPAKVLVIGGGIVGTEAAKMAAGLGADVTIMDVNLKRLRYLDDVMPANVKTMMSNEYNIRHMVQSHDVIVGAVLIPGAVAPNLVTKDMLPTMQKGTVLVDVAIDQGGCIETTYPTTHDNPVFEIDGVIHYSVANMPGAVPRTSTLALTNATLPYAIKLANKGWKTACKEDPALKLGLNIVDGQVVYQGVSEAFDLPYCDVDKVLV
- a CDS encoding pyridoxal phosphate-dependent aminotransferase, whose amino-acid sequence is MPEISIRGKQLPESSIRKLVPFADAAKDKGVHVFHLNIGQPDIKTPAHAIERIKNFDFDLIPYGNSAGNLSYRTKLAKYYQSHNLDVEARNILVTTGGSEAISFAFKACFNPGDEIIIPEPFYANYLSFAQESDIVIKTVTSTMEDGFKLPAIEKFEEVITDRTKGIFICNPSNPTGYLYTKEELHALELIVKKHDLYLLSDEVYNEFVYDGKKHCSVLSLENIKENVIMIDSVSKHFSACGVRIGSLVSHNKNVINTILKFAMARLCPPILGQEVAEAAFDSPPEYIQEVYKEYLKRRDYCINRLNNMNGVYAPMPQGAFYSIVRLPIDHCDKFCQWLLESFSFRKQTIMLAPATGFYKTEGAGINEVRIAFVLKVEDLEKALDCLEEALKVYPGRTNK
- the purE gene encoding 5-(carboxyamino)imidazole ribonucleotide mutase is translated as MKPRVSIIMGSTSDLPVMEKAAQLLNNFEIPFEIHALSAHRTPEEVEKFATEAKERGIEVIIAAAGMAAHLPGVIAAMTPLPVIGVPIKASLDGMDALLAIAQMPPGIPVATVAINGAMNAGILATQIMANGDEKIAKKMEAYKESLKAKVVKANKDLKEIKYQYKTN